In Hamadaea flava, a genomic segment contains:
- a CDS encoding Gfo/Idh/MocA family protein codes for MKPVGVAVVGCGTISHQYFTTLAARPEVRIIACADLDLDRAAKVALDHAVPVHGDLATVLAHPEVELVVNLTIPAAHAPVALAAIQAGKHVYTEKPFAATPAEAAEVLARASAAGVLTGGAPDTFLGAGLRTAARVVSDSVIGDPLSAIVLMQGPGPHRWHPDPEFLFGPGGGPLFDMGPYYLTALAVLFGPVTRVNATARKGFTERVIGQGPRAGQTFPVEVATHVTALLEYAGGQVATVVFSFDSPLSRQGFFEITGTTATLAAPNPNKFTGPVQIRRAGDSEWTDIPVPEADDGRGIGVCDLARAIRTGERHRASGELAAHVVDVMAAIQESAERSAIIELSSPWRP; via the coding sequence GTGAAGCCGGTCGGCGTCGCCGTCGTGGGCTGCGGCACGATCAGCCACCAATACTTCACCACCCTGGCCGCGCGGCCGGAAGTCCGGATCATCGCCTGCGCCGACCTCGACCTCGATCGTGCCGCGAAGGTCGCGCTCGACCATGCCGTGCCGGTGCATGGCGACCTGGCAACGGTGCTGGCCCATCCCGAGGTGGAGCTCGTGGTCAACCTCACGATCCCCGCCGCCCACGCGCCGGTCGCGCTGGCGGCCATCCAGGCCGGCAAACACGTCTACACCGAGAAGCCGTTCGCCGCGACGCCTGCCGAGGCCGCCGAGGTGCTGGCGCGGGCATCGGCCGCCGGGGTGCTCACGGGCGGCGCACCAGACACGTTCCTCGGCGCCGGTCTGCGAACAGCGGCGCGGGTCGTGAGCGACAGTGTGATCGGGGACCCGCTGTCAGCGATCGTGTTGATGCAGGGGCCGGGTCCCCACCGCTGGCATCCTGATCCGGAGTTCCTGTTCGGACCGGGCGGCGGCCCGCTGTTCGACATGGGACCCTATTATCTGACCGCTCTAGCCGTCCTGTTCGGACCAGTCACGCGGGTCAACGCCACGGCTCGCAAAGGATTCACCGAGCGGGTCATCGGGCAGGGACCGCGCGCCGGGCAGACCTTTCCCGTCGAGGTGGCCACACACGTCACGGCGCTGCTCGAGTACGCCGGCGGCCAAGTCGCCACTGTCGTGTTCAGCTTCGACTCGCCCCTATCGCGACAGGGCTTCTTCGAGATCACCGGCACGACGGCGACCCTTGCCGCGCCCAACCCCAACAAGTTCACCGGGCCGGTCCAGATCCGCCGCGCCGGGGACTCGGAGTGGACGGACATCCCCGTGCCGGAGGCCGACGACGGGCGCGGCATCGGCGTCTGCGATCTTGCCCGCGCGATCCGCACCGGCGAACGACACCGGGCCAGCGGCGAGCTCGCGGCCCACGTCGTGGACGTCATGGCGGCGATACAGGAGTCGGCCGAACGGAGTGCGATCATCGAGTTGTCGAGTCCCTGGAGGCCGTGA
- a CDS encoding sugar phosphate isomerase/epimerase family protein — protein MQLYSVRADLQAGTPGDVLGRLAAMGYGLVEPTFGLVNGDALGFRRVLDDLGLTASSLHGPALGPLRPQVAEAAHAVGADTVVVPAIPDADFATAAGVARSAERLAEAADSLTALGLRLAYHNHHWELANRPGGQAGLELLAALLPPEVGLEVDVYWAAVGGADVPALLRDLGDRVRLLHVKDGPATVDDAMTAVGSGTLPIREILAASPEALRIVELDRCDGDVFEALAASVAYLKELP, from the coding sequence GTGCAACTCTATTCCGTCCGCGCCGACCTGCAGGCAGGCACTCCGGGTGACGTGCTGGGCCGCCTGGCAGCGATGGGATACGGCTTGGTAGAGCCAACCTTCGGGCTGGTGAACGGAGACGCGCTGGGCTTTCGCCGCGTGCTCGACGACCTCGGCCTGACCGCCAGCTCCCTGCACGGCCCGGCATTGGGCCCGCTGCGCCCCCAAGTGGCCGAGGCGGCCCACGCGGTCGGCGCCGACACCGTGGTGGTGCCGGCCATTCCCGACGCCGACTTCGCCACCGCGGCCGGCGTCGCCCGCTCGGCGGAGCGGCTGGCAGAGGCGGCGGATTCGCTGACCGCCCTGGGACTCCGGCTCGCGTACCACAACCATCACTGGGAGCTGGCCAACCGCCCGGGAGGCCAAGCCGGTCTGGAGTTGCTCGCCGCGTTGCTGCCACCCGAGGTGGGACTGGAGGTCGACGTCTACTGGGCGGCCGTCGGCGGCGCCGACGTGCCCGCGCTCCTGCGCGACCTGGGTGACCGGGTGCGGCTGCTGCACGTGAAGGACGGACCCGCCACGGTCGACGACGCCATGACCGCCGTCGGGTCGGGCACCCTGCCGATCCGGGAGATCCTGGCCGCCAGCCCGGAGGCGCTTCGCATCGTGGAGCTGGATCGCTGCGACGGCGACGTGTTCGAGGCGCTCGCCGCATCCGTCGCCTACCTCAAGGAGCTGCCGTGA
- a CDS encoding LacI family DNA-binding transcriptional regulator yields the protein MSERQRIGRRRVTQQDVARAANVSTAIVSTVVNNKADTLRVSEQTRARVWQAIQDLRYVPNAAAQSLAGGRNRLIGAFTYQRLFPWESRDFYYEFLLGIEEEAEQTGHNLLLFTGARNDAGERSIFNHNTNLLELADGAILVGGRIDGDEIQRLAEEKYPFVMIGRRDAAGPKVSWIAADYTAATQMVVDRLHALGHRTMLLVVGSRTHETVLERRAGFEAARRRHRLGDRAQLVVFGEPNPDLPEATCVADEAEVLRFARAAGATAVIAESSYVIHRIYQAALAEGLRIPQDLSLVGLGDHGDRQNVLSPDPALTLVHTPSRLIGATAVRTLLRRLDAPESKPDQIRIPCELSEGTTVAAPPRRKASQ from the coding sequence ATGAGTGAGCGCCAAAGGATCGGGCGGCGGCGGGTGACCCAGCAGGACGTGGCCCGCGCGGCCAACGTCTCCACCGCCATCGTCTCGACCGTCGTGAACAACAAGGCCGACACGCTGCGAGTCAGCGAGCAGACCCGCGCCCGGGTCTGGCAGGCCATACAGGATCTGCGATACGTGCCCAACGCGGCGGCCCAAAGCCTGGCCGGGGGGCGTAACCGGCTCATCGGCGCGTTCACGTATCAACGCCTCTTCCCCTGGGAGAGCCGGGACTTCTACTACGAGTTCCTGCTCGGTATAGAGGAGGAGGCGGAGCAGACGGGGCACAACCTGCTGCTGTTCACCGGCGCGCGCAACGACGCCGGCGAGCGGTCGATCTTCAACCACAACACCAACCTGCTCGAGCTGGCTGACGGAGCGATCCTCGTCGGCGGACGCATCGACGGCGACGAGATCCAGCGGCTGGCCGAGGAGAAGTATCCCTTCGTGATGATCGGACGACGCGACGCCGCCGGGCCGAAAGTCTCCTGGATCGCCGCCGACTACACCGCCGCCACGCAGATGGTCGTCGACCGGTTGCATGCCTTGGGGCACCGCACCATGCTGTTGGTGGTCGGAAGCCGCACGCACGAGACGGTGTTGGAGCGGCGTGCCGGATTCGAGGCGGCCCGACGGCGGCACCGGCTGGGCGACCGAGCACAGCTGGTGGTCTTCGGCGAGCCGAACCCCGACCTGCCCGAAGCCACGTGCGTCGCCGACGAGGCCGAGGTACTACGGTTCGCCCGCGCGGCGGGGGCGACGGCGGTCATCGCCGAATCGTCCTATGTCATTCACCGCATCTACCAGGCGGCGCTCGCCGAGGGCCTGCGCATCCCGCAGGATCTGAGCCTGGTCGGTCTAGGCGACCACGGCGACCGGCAGAACGTGCTCTCCCCCGACCCAGCCCTGACGCTGGTGCACACGCCGAGCCGGCTCATCGGCGCGACCGCCGTACGCACCCTGCTGCGTCGGCTCGACGCGCCGGAATCCAAGCCCGACCAGATTCGAATCCCATGCGAGCTGTCCGAAGGGACGACCGTCGCGGCGCCGCCGCGCAGAAAGGCCAGCCAGTGA
- a CDS encoding FAD-dependent oxidoreductase, whose translation MQTETPILVVGGGTGGVAAALAALRLGQRVVLTEESPWLGGQLTSQAVPPDENQWIETFGGTSSYRTLRREIRDYYRRFYPLSQSARAEDALSPGGGRVSPLCFEPKAALAAIDGMLAPYVACGRLTILTRTQPQHVTTDGDRITSVTFVTEDLGTVTVVADYVLDATELGDLLELSGTEWVTGAESQATTGEMHALNGPAQPLDQQAITWCFAMDYRDGENWTIDRPEDYDFWRSYTPEFWPGPLLSWTDVVPITLEARTQPLVAESASLTGGHAIDRWTYRRILSARNLEPGFLASDVTLVNWPQNDYFLRPLIGVDADEKQQNIDAAKELSLSLLYWMQTEAPRHDGGAGYPELRLQWLAERPYIREARRIVADLTVVEEHLGVEAREASGRPTGSEIFEDSVGIGCYRIDLHPSTGSGTPRTYVDIAVHPFQIPLGALLPVRMENLLPAAKNIGTTHITNGCYRTHPVEWNIGEAAGALAAYCLATGQPPRAVRGKPDHLAEYQRVLAGRLGVELAWPDRVRKKIV comes from the coding sequence ATGCAGACCGAAACGCCGATCCTGGTGGTGGGCGGCGGCACCGGAGGAGTCGCCGCTGCTCTCGCCGCGCTCCGCCTCGGGCAGCGGGTGGTGCTGACCGAGGAGTCACCGTGGCTTGGTGGCCAGCTCACGTCCCAGGCGGTGCCGCCGGACGAGAACCAGTGGATCGAGACGTTTGGCGGCACCAGCAGCTACCGCACGTTGCGCAGAGAGATCCGAGATTATTACCGGCGCTTCTATCCGCTGAGCCAGTCAGCTCGGGCGGAGGACGCCCTCAGCCCTGGTGGTGGCCGGGTCAGCCCGCTGTGCTTCGAGCCCAAGGCGGCGCTCGCCGCGATCGACGGCATGCTCGCGCCATACGTGGCCTGCGGCCGGCTGACGATCCTGACCCGGACGCAGCCACAACACGTCACGACCGACGGTGATCGGATCACATCAGTCACCTTCGTAACGGAGGACCTGGGCACGGTCACGGTCGTCGCCGATTACGTCCTTGACGCAACGGAGCTAGGCGACTTACTGGAGCTGTCGGGGACCGAGTGGGTCACCGGGGCCGAGAGTCAGGCCACCACCGGCGAGATGCACGCCCTCAACGGCCCGGCGCAGCCTCTTGACCAGCAGGCCATCACGTGGTGTTTCGCCATGGACTACCGCGATGGCGAGAACTGGACGATCGACCGCCCGGAGGACTACGACTTCTGGCGGAGCTACACGCCCGAATTCTGGCCGGGACCGCTGCTGTCGTGGACCGATGTCGTTCCCATCACCCTCGAAGCCAGGACACAGCCGCTCGTCGCCGAATCGGCCTCCCTCACCGGCGGTCACGCGATCGACCGCTGGACCTACCGGCGGATCCTGTCGGCCCGCAACCTGGAGCCGGGCTTCCTGGCGAGCGATGTCACTCTCGTCAACTGGCCGCAGAACGACTACTTCCTCCGCCCGTTGATCGGTGTCGACGCTGATGAGAAGCAGCAAAACATCGACGCCGCCAAGGAACTGAGCCTGTCGCTGCTCTACTGGATGCAGACCGAGGCGCCGCGGCACGACGGCGGCGCGGGCTACCCGGAGCTTCGGCTTCAGTGGCTCGCCGAGCGTCCTTACATCCGGGAGGCCCGCCGCATCGTCGCCGACCTCACCGTCGTCGAGGAACATCTCGGTGTCGAAGCCCGCGAGGCTTCGGGCCGGCCGACCGGTTCGGAGATATTCGAGGACTCCGTCGGCATCGGCTGCTACCGCATCGACCTGCATCCCAGCACCGGCTCGGGCACACCACGCACCTATGTGGACATCGCGGTTCATCCTTTCCAGATTCCCCTGGGCGCGCTACTTCCGGTGCGGATGGAAAACCTCCTGCCGGCCGCGAAGAACATCGGCACCACCCACATCACCAACGGCTGCTACCGCACGCACCCGGTGGAATGGAACATCGGGGAGGCCGCCGGAGCCCTGGCCGCGTATTGCCTGGCCACCGGGCAGCCACCGCGCGCGGTTCGCGGCAAACCGGATCACCTCGCCGAATACCAGCGGGTCCTGGCCGGACGCCTCGGCGTCGAGCTTGCCTGGCCGGACCGGGTTCGAAAGAAGATCGTCTAA
- a CDS encoding right-handed parallel beta-helix repeat-containing protein has translation MAAVLPALYGATRASAAAATPSQDATVVRASQFGFDPVDATGALTAALNSGADVVIIDNVGQDWITRPLWIQRDSLTVILEDGVVLRGLPGGFPDTRDGIWRIHERHDIKLVGYGATCVMNKPEYTGEWRSIVRMGTSESVTIEGMTLRGAPGDGIILGAGSKNVTIRNVVCDDNKRNAISVIAADGLLIEGCALINTQGTAPEAGIDFEPDTLSQPIRDVVIRDTVFAGNKKYSFEINLMRYRPESTPASVLVERCYMGPTGDAVVHVQPGARGPAEQGTVVFRDCVFDAGDSPGTVNVYGQRGYDGLRTTFERVAFTALRDTPRTEPFVKIWSGLVTVLPEYGNVQFDDAMLQGNLAGPFLAGVEGAGDPTLCNVQGDLWAVSPQDPIIDTAGATKDVALDIRPHAGAAKVVLYADRRMVRPGETATVTIRRLGDDLAAPLVVRYDLDGSARHRVDYDGLSGVAVIGPGHREVTVPVQFRPTAATPADLNLILRPLPGTTVSGRDGVTVTLTA, from the coding sequence ATGGCCGCGGTCCTGCCCGCGCTCTACGGCGCCACCCGGGCAAGTGCCGCCGCCGCCACGCCGAGCCAGGACGCCACGGTCGTCCGCGCCTCGCAGTTCGGCTTCGACCCGGTCGACGCCACCGGCGCCTTGACCGCCGCGCTGAACAGCGGTGCCGATGTCGTCATCATCGACAACGTCGGGCAGGACTGGATCACCCGACCGCTGTGGATTCAGCGCGACAGCCTCACCGTCATCCTCGAGGACGGCGTGGTGCTGCGTGGTCTGCCAGGCGGCTTCCCCGACACCCGCGACGGCATCTGGCGTATCCACGAGCGCCATGACATCAAGCTTGTCGGCTACGGCGCGACCTGCGTAATGAACAAGCCCGAGTACACCGGCGAGTGGCGATCGATCGTCCGCATGGGCACCAGCGAGTCCGTCACCATCGAGGGGATGACGCTGCGCGGGGCGCCCGGCGACGGCATCATCCTCGGCGCAGGGTCGAAGAACGTCACGATCCGCAATGTCGTCTGCGACGACAACAAGCGCAACGCGATCAGCGTCATCGCCGCCGATGGGCTGCTCATCGAGGGCTGCGCGCTGATCAACACCCAGGGCACAGCGCCGGAGGCGGGCATCGACTTCGAACCCGACACGCTGTCTCAGCCGATCCGGGACGTCGTCATCCGCGACACGGTGTTCGCGGGCAACAAGAAGTACAGCTTCGAAATCAACTTGATGCGCTATCGGCCCGAGAGCACCCCCGCTTCCGTACTGGTCGAGCGCTGCTACATGGGCCCCACCGGCGACGCGGTCGTGCACGTCCAGCCCGGCGCTCGCGGCCCCGCCGAGCAGGGCACGGTCGTCTTCCGCGACTGTGTCTTCGACGCCGGCGACTCGCCTGGCACCGTCAACGTCTACGGACAGCGCGGCTACGACGGACTGCGTACCACTTTCGAGCGGGTCGCCTTCACCGCGCTGCGCGACACGCCCCGCACGGAACCGTTCGTCAAGATCTGGTCCGGGCTGGTCACCGTCCTGCCCGAATACGGAAACGTCCAGTTCGACGACGCCATGCTGCAGGGCAACCTCGCCGGGCCGTTCCTCGCGGGCGTCGAGGGAGCCGGCGACCCGACGCTGTGCAACGTCCAAGGCGACCTCTGGGCGGTCAGCCCGCAGGACCCGATCATCGACACCGCCGGCGCCACGAAGGACGTCGCGCTCGACATCCGGCCGCACGCCGGCGCGGCCAAGGTCGTGCTCTATGCCGATCGCCGGATGGTACGCCCCGGTGAGACCGCGACCGTGACGATCCGGCGGCTCGGCGACGATCTCGCAGCACCGCTGGTCGTGCGCTACGACCTCGACGGCTCCGCCCGACACCGGGTCGACTACGACGGCCTCAGCGGTGTCGCCGTGATCGGCCCCGGCCACCGCGAGGTGACCGTCCCCGTGCAGTTCCGGCCCACCGCGGCGACACCGGCTGACCTGAACCTCATCCTGCGTCCGCTGCCGGGCACCACCGTGTCCGGCCGCGATGGCGTGACCGTCACCCTCACCGCATGA
- the ngcE gene encoding N-acetylglucosamine/diacetylchitobiose ABC transporter substrate-binding protein — MNDDAHRLNRRSVLTLGAALGAALTTNALAGCATSSGGGTGTNAAGKQAAVTAENPLGVPADKPVETVIFKGGYGDQYVLDAHAIYKQRFPKAEIKHTGGQDLGKQLQPRFVSGDVPDLIDNSGSGSLAFTPLVDNGQLMDLTALLDAPAIDGGGKTVRDTLLPGLIEQGSFKGKPHVLYYTYTVHGLYYSKSLFAAKGWTYPTTWAEMLDLCAEIKATGMSPWTYQGKTPSYILTPLIMMAIKAGGSAVRKSLDSLAPDSWKQPAVLAAANAMYQLAEKGYVMPGTSGLTHVQAQTYWAKGRAAFIPCGSWLESELGTVTPKGFDMVIASPPSLDKSDAMPQAAIRGMGSEGYIVPSAAKNPYGGLELLRILLSPTASKSFTKQTQTLTSLAGYTPEQAGSGLQSIRDALAASGTNTFYWRYGTWYSKLQQEASAATSALMTKEINPDQWAQRCQKMADTLRNDPSVPKYEDA, encoded by the coding sequence ATGAACGACGACGCTCACAGACTGAACCGCCGATCCGTGCTGACGCTGGGCGCCGCCCTCGGCGCAGCCCTCACCACGAACGCCCTCGCCGGCTGCGCCACCTCCTCCGGCGGCGGAACCGGCACCAACGCGGCCGGCAAGCAGGCCGCCGTGACCGCGGAGAACCCGCTGGGCGTACCCGCCGACAAACCAGTGGAGACCGTGATCTTCAAGGGCGGCTACGGCGACCAGTACGTGCTCGACGCCCACGCGATCTACAAGCAGCGCTTCCCCAAGGCGGAGATCAAGCACACCGGTGGCCAGGACCTCGGCAAACAATTGCAGCCGCGGTTCGTCTCCGGCGACGTGCCCGATCTGATCGACAACTCCGGCTCCGGCTCCCTCGCCTTCACGCCGCTCGTGGACAACGGCCAGCTGATGGATCTCACAGCGCTCCTGGACGCCCCGGCGATCGACGGCGGCGGCAAGACAGTACGCGACACGCTGCTGCCCGGGCTCATCGAGCAGGGCTCCTTCAAAGGCAAGCCGCACGTCCTCTATTACACCTACACGGTGCACGGCCTGTACTACAGCAAGTCGTTGTTCGCCGCCAAAGGCTGGACCTATCCGACGACCTGGGCCGAGATGCTCGATCTCTGTGCGGAGATCAAGGCGACCGGCATGTCGCCCTGGACCTACCAGGGCAAGACTCCCAGCTACATCCTCACCCCGCTGATCATGATGGCGATCAAGGCTGGCGGATCGGCTGTCCGCAAGTCGTTGGACAGCCTCGCACCGGACAGCTGGAAGCAGCCCGCGGTCCTGGCAGCCGCGAACGCCATGTATCAGCTGGCTGAAAAGGGCTACGTCATGCCCGGCACGTCCGGCCTGACGCACGTTCAGGCGCAGACCTACTGGGCGAAGGGCCGGGCCGCGTTCATCCCCTGCGGCTCGTGGCTGGAAAGCGAGCTGGGCACGGTCACCCCGAAGGGCTTCGACATGGTCATCGCGTCCCCGCCGTCGCTGGACAAGAGCGACGCCATGCCGCAGGCGGCCATCCGCGGCATGGGCAGCGAAGGGTACATCGTGCCGTCGGCGGCGAAGAATCCGTACGGCGGGTTGGAGCTGCTGCGCATCCTGCTCTCGCCCACCGCCTCGAAGAGCTTCACCAAGCAGACGCAAACCCTGACCAGCCTCGCCGGGTACACCCCGGAGCAGGCCGGTAGCGGGTTGCAGTCGATCCGCGACGCGCTCGCGGCGTCGGGCACCAACACCTTCTACTGGCGTTACGGCACCTGGTACTCCAAGCTCCAGCAGGAGGCGTCCGCGGCGACCAGCGCGCTGATGACCAAGGAGATCAACCCGGACCAGTGGGCCCAGCGCTGCCAGAAGATGGCCGACACGCTGCGCAACGACCCGTCCGTGCCGAAGTACGAGGACGCCTGA
- a CDS encoding carbohydrate ABC transporter permease produces MRAGSRGFIVSALAVPVILYCVLVVSPYAQSFYISLTDWNGLSPQRNFVGLANYTRLVHDDVFWISLWHNVIAVVAIPVVTLALGLFFATMIRVGRYRARGGTLNVRGGAFYRVAYFFPHVLSIAVVGVLFANVYDPTPSGLLNGLLGVAEIDAVNWLGDKSTAYAAILAVIVWLSVGFYVVLFTSSMSVIPVELFEAARLDGATRWQTFWRLTLPLIWDTVQVAGVYLGIHALDMFAIVNVMSAAGGSGGPDNATQVLGNYLYLTAFSDSEFGYATAIGVALLLLTLLFAWVSLRLTRRERIEY; encoded by the coding sequence ATGCGTGCGGGAAGTCGCGGCTTCATCGTCTCCGCCCTCGCGGTGCCGGTGATCCTCTATTGCGTGCTGGTGGTCTCGCCGTACGCCCAGTCGTTCTACATCTCGCTGACGGACTGGAACGGCTTGTCACCGCAGCGGAACTTCGTCGGCCTCGCCAACTACACGCGGCTGGTGCATGACGACGTCTTCTGGATCTCGTTGTGGCATAACGTGATCGCCGTCGTGGCGATCCCGGTCGTCACGCTGGCGCTGGGACTGTTCTTCGCCACGATGATCCGGGTCGGCCGCTACCGCGCCCGCGGTGGCACGCTGAACGTCCGCGGCGGCGCGTTCTACCGAGTGGCCTACTTCTTCCCGCACGTGCTGTCGATCGCCGTCGTCGGCGTGCTGTTCGCCAACGTCTACGACCCCACGCCGAGCGGGCTGCTCAACGGCCTGCTCGGCGTGGCCGAAATCGACGCGGTGAACTGGCTCGGCGACAAATCGACGGCGTACGCCGCCATCCTCGCTGTCATCGTGTGGCTGTCGGTCGGCTTCTACGTCGTCCTGTTCACCAGCTCGATGAGCGTGATCCCGGTGGAGTTGTTCGAGGCGGCCCGCCTCGACGGCGCCACCCGCTGGCAGACGTTCTGGCGGCTGACGTTGCCGCTGATCTGGGACACCGTGCAGGTCGCAGGCGTCTACCTCGGCATCCACGCCCTGGACATGTTCGCCATCGTCAACGTCATGTCGGCGGCCGGCGGCTCGGGTGGCCCGGACAACGCCACCCAGGTTCTCGGCAACTACCTCTACCTCACCGCCTTCTCCGACAGCGAGTTCGGCTACGCCACCGCCATCGGCGTCGCGTTGTTGCTGCTGACCCTGCTGTTCGCCTGGGTGTCGCTGCGGCTCACCCGGCGTGAACGCATCGAGTATTAG
- a CDS encoding carbohydrate ABC transporter permease codes for MSLNAPSAPAVDEQNPAPRATPAGTRRAASGTATDRTLRGTALNVFTHGILLTWAAMVVLPLAWAVLSSFKTSDEVLASPWSLPATPRWENFVEAWTTAEIGRYFFNTAVVVTLGSALTLSMGALVAYVVARYSFRGNRAVYYLFVAGMTFPTFLAIVPLFFIARGLGLADSLIGLAIIYSVYSLPFAVFFLTAYFRTLPAALAEAAFIDGCGHWGTFLRIMLPVARPGLVSVGIFVVLGQWNQYLLPLILQSSPDKYVLTQGLANLAVSQGYAGNWSALFAGLTISILPVLVVYLSFQRQIQAGMVAGAIK; via the coding sequence ATGAGCCTGAACGCACCATCGGCGCCCGCCGTCGACGAGCAGAACCCCGCGCCACGGGCCACTCCTGCCGGTACGCGGCGCGCCGCCTCGGGCACCGCGACCGATCGGACCCTACGCGGCACGGCTCTGAACGTCTTCACCCACGGGATCCTGCTGACCTGGGCCGCGATGGTCGTGCTGCCGCTGGCGTGGGCGGTGCTGTCCTCGTTCAAGACCAGCGACGAGGTGCTCGCGAGCCCGTGGAGTCTGCCCGCCACACCACGGTGGGAGAACTTCGTGGAGGCGTGGACCACGGCCGAAATCGGCCGCTACTTCTTCAACACGGCCGTCGTGGTGACTCTCGGCTCGGCCCTGACGCTGAGCATGGGAGCCCTCGTCGCCTACGTCGTCGCCCGCTACTCGTTCCGCGGCAACCGCGCCGTCTACTACCTGTTCGTCGCGGGCATGACGTTTCCGACGTTCCTGGCGATCGTCCCGCTCTTCTTCATCGCCCGCGGCCTGGGCCTGGCCGACTCGCTGATCGGGCTCGCGATCATCTACTCCGTCTACAGCCTGCCGTTCGCGGTGTTCTTCCTGACCGCGTACTTCCGCACCCTCCCCGCGGCACTGGCTGAAGCCGCCTTCATCGACGGCTGCGGCCACTGGGGAACATTCCTGCGGATCATGCTCCCCGTCGCCCGGCCCGGGTTGGTCAGCGTAGGCATCTTCGTCGTCCTCGGCCAATGGAACCAGTACCTGCTGCCGCTGATCCTGCAGTCCAGCCCGGACAAGTACGTGCTCACGCAAGGACTGGCGAACCTGGCGGTCAGCCAGGGTTACGCCGGGAACTGGAGCGCGCTGTTCGCCGGGCTGACCATCTCGATCCTGCCCGTCCTCGTCGTCTACCTGAGCTTCCAACGCCAGATCCAGGCCGGCATGGTCGCCGGCGCCA